CGACGGCCTTGCAGATCTCGTAGGACTGCGGCGTGCGCTGCAGGAATTGCCCCGGATGATCCCGGAAGTTGAGCGCCTCCAGGACGATGACGAGGCCGTGCGGCTCCAGGATGTCGCAGGCGCGCTTGAGGGATTCGACGACGTTGGCCGTCTGGTAGTCGTGGTTCAGCCGGAGGTCGACATAGCCCGGTACGACCGTCATCCAGGTCGCGTTGACGCGTTTGGCGACATCGATGCAGCCCCGGATGTCGGCGAGGAACGCCTCCCGGAGGTCGGCCTTGCCGCTGGTGAGGCTGGGTTCGTTCCAGGAGATGGAGTGGGCCACGAACACGCCCATCTTCATCCCCCGCCGGCCCATCTCGGCGGCGATCCGCTCCTGGTCGGCCACGGAACGGCCCTTCATGCCGTTGTCCTCCATGGCCGTGAAGCCCATGTCGGCCATGAACTTGACCTGGTCGACGAAGTCCTCGCCGGCATGGTGCTTGAACATGCCGAAGTGGGGCGCATAATGCAACTTGAACGCGGCCGGGGACGGGTCCTTCAGCCGGTTGAAGGCCGGCGCGCCGAGCGCGGCCGTGCCGGCGGCGAGGCCGGACTTTACGAAGTGGCGACGATCCATGGTGGGGTTATGGTCTTTCGCAGCGCGCCGGGAAGCCGAGCGGATCGACTCCCCGGCGCCTGGCGTGTCAGAGAACCTGCGTCTTGCCGGGCACAGCGACCGGGTAGTAGCCATCCGCATCGGGCAACACGGGCGGCGGGGCGTCCCATGCGAACTTCTTCGGCATGAGGCTCAGGTTGGAGTTGAGCGCGTCGTTCCACTCGATCACCTGGCCCGAATAGGTGGCCATGCGCCCGAGCAGCGCCGTCATCGTGCTGTAGGCGCCGCGCTCGGCGTCCATGTACTTGCAGTCGCCGTTCGCGATGGCCTCGAACAGCTCGTCGTGCTCGACCTGGTAGGGGTTCGGATCGTTTTTGTCGTCATACTCCCAGATCGTGTGGCCGCTCTGCGTGAGCAGCAGGCCCGGGCGCGGCGCGGAGCCGTCGGTGCCCTGGAAGGCTTCGGTGACACGGCTCATCGTGCCCTGGATGTGCCGGCACTGGCTGTACATCCGGCTGCCGTCGGCATATTCGTACTCTACAAAATGGTGATCGAAGATCTCCCCGTACTCCTTGCCGGTACGAACCTGCCGGCCGCCCATGCCCTGGGCGCGGACCGGGTAGGCCTGCTTGACCCAGTTGCCGACATCGATGTTGTGAATGTGCTGCTCATTGATGTGGTCGCCGCAGAGCCAGTTGAAGTAGTACCAGTTGCGCATCTGGTACTCCATCTCGGTCTGTCCGGGCTTGCGCGGACGCACCCAGACGCCGTCGCTGTTCCAGTACACGCGCGACGAGGTGATGTCGCCGATCGCGCCGTCGTGGATGCGCTTCACCCATTCGCGGTAGACGTGCTGGTAGTGCCGCTGGAGCCCCACCACCACGTTGAGTTTTTTCTGCTTGGCGATCTCGGCGGTGGCGAGCACGCTCCGGATGCCGGGCGCGTCGGTCGCGACGGGTTTTTCCATGAACACGTGCTTGCCGGCGTCGACGGCCGCGGCGAAATGGATCGGCCGAAAGCCCGGAGGCGTCGTGAGAATGACGACGTCGCACCGGCTGATGACGTCCTTGTAGGCATCGAACCCGGTGAAGCGCGCGTCTTCGGGCACTGCGATGCGGGTTTTGTCGTCGATGGCCTCGTCGATATTCTTCAGGCTGTCGTCCAGCCGGTCGCGGAAGGCATCGCCCATGGCCACGAGGCGCACGTTCTGCGTCGTGCTCAGCGCCTGGACGGCGGCGCCGGTGCCGCGTCCGCCGCAGCCGACGAGACCGATCCGGATGACGTCCGCGCCCTGGGCGAACGCAAAATTGCCGGAAGCCATCAGGCCGGCCGTGGCGGCCGCCGTGGCCTGCACGAATTGCCGGCGTGACAGCGGGAAACGCGGGTCGTTATGCGTACTCATCGAAAGCACCTCCTGGGTTCGTTGTGCGAAGCACGTTTATGCGTTGGGTTGGTGTGCCGCCCTACGTCACGCAGCATCTTACGGCTCGCGTACGAGCCGAAATCCGACGAAGAACCCGTCGGAAAGCCACCACTTACTTTTCGGAATCTGGGGGTCGGTCTGGTTCCACGAGCGGGCCTGTTTGGCGCGGGCGTAGAGCTGGACGGCGCCGACCTCGTCCTGGAAGGATCCGCCGGCCGCGTACGGCTTGCCGTCGATCCCCGTGACCCATTCGGCGACATTGCCGAGCGTATCGTAGAGCCCGAGCCCGTTGGGCGTCTTCGAGGCCACGGGCTGCGTCTTGTCCTCCGAGTTGCCGGCAAACCAGGCAACGTCGGCAAGCGCTTCCGCGTCGAGCCGCGTGCCGATCTCCATGCCGGCCTGCGCGGCCAGTTGCCACTCGGCTTCGGTGGGCACGCGGTATTTCTTGCCCGTCTTCTCCGAGAGCCACTCCGCATAGCCCTGGGCCGCGCGGTACGTGATGCAGATGGCGGCATAGCCGTCGTGCCCGTACCCGTAATCCGGCGGCGCGTAGGGCCGGCTCGGACGCGACACGCCATCCTCATGCTGGGTGCGGCGCTCCGGCGGGAGGTCGAGCCGGTAGGCGAAAATATCGTATTCGTTCCACGTCACTTCTGTCTTCCCGATGAAGAACGGGGCGACATCCACCTGCACGTCGCCGCTGTCGGTCTGGATGGTCACCGTGCCGGCGGGGACGGGGATCATATCAAACGTCACCAGGGTACCGGGAATCGAGTCTTGGAGCAGCCCCGGGGAGGTCTCCTCCGCCGCGGCATCCCGCCGATCGGCCCGCTCGCTCCACCCCGCCGTCAACCCGAGCAGCACACACGCCGTCAGCGACGTCAGGCCGAACATCCTCATCATGTTTACCTCCATGCCGCCGTCGTCTGAAACGGTCATTCCGAGGCGCCACGGCGCCGCCGTTTCCGCAATCCTGGCGGTATCTATCGCCTTAAGTTGGATCTCCTGTCAGGCTCAGCCGACGCCGCCGGCCGAGCCTTATGAGTATACTCAACTCCATCTAGGTGTACAAGTCCGGATTGCGCTCTATGCCGGAAAAGAAGACGCGGCCCGGACGGCCGCGCGCGCCGCGTTCGCGCGCATCGCGGCGCTGGAGGACGTGTTCAGCGACTACCGGCCGCTCAGCGAGGTCCGCCGGCTGACGGCCGCCGCCGCCGGCACTCCCGTGCCCGTGAGCCCCGCCCTGTTCGATGTGCTCGCCGCCTCGGTCGCGCTCTCGCGCCGGACCGACGGGGCCTTCGACGTCACCGCCGCGCCGCTCATCCAGCTGTGGCGCGGCGTGCGCCGCGCCGGCGCCCTGCCCGACACGCCGGCGCTGGCCGAGGCCCGGTCGCGCGTCGGCTGGGACGCGATCCACCTCGACGCGCAGGAGCGCACGGTCACGCTGGGAAAAGAGGGTATGGGGATCGATCTGGGCGGCATCGCGAAGGGCTATATTCTCGACGAGGCGATCGCGTCCCTGACGGCGCACGGCATCCGGAGCGCCCTCGTGGAGGCCGGCGGCGACCTCGTCGTCTCGGGCCCGCCGCCCGGCCGGGCCGGCTGGCGCATCACGATCCCCGGCGCACCCGATTCGGTCGCCGCCTGGGCCGCCGCGCTCACCCATGCCGCCATCGCCACCTCCGGCGACACCGAGCAGTACCTGGAGGTGGATGGCATCCGCTATTCGCATGTCGTCGATCCCCGCACCGGCATGGCGCTGACCAGCCGGCTGATGGCGACCGTGGTGGCGCCCAGCGGACGCCAGGCGGACAGCTACGCCACCGCACTCACCGTGCTGGGAAAAGAAAAAGGTCTGGCCCTCCTCGGGGGAGAGCCAGACCTCAAGCTGTACGTCCGTTCGGCGGCGGATCAGGCGCCGGTCAGGTAGTTGTAGCTGTTTCGGATGCTGGCGATCGGGTCGGACGGCCGGTCGTGTTCGACCACATAATGTTTGAGCCCCGCCGTCTGCGCCTTCGCGAAGATCGGCGCAAAATCGATCCTCCCCTGCCCCACATCGGCCAGTTCGCCGGCGGCGTCGAGGTCCTTGACGTGGCAGAGGTGGAAGCGGCCCGGGTATTTCTCGAAGTAGGCGATGGGATCGGCGCCGGCATTGATCGCCCAGCACAGATCCAGTTCGATCGCGACGAGGTCGGGGTCCGTATTCTCGAGCAGCACATCCATCGGAAGCGTCGTCGCGCCGTCGATCGCCTCGAACTCGAACGAGTGGTTGTGGTAGCCGAACTGGAGGCCGGCGTCCTTGCACACCTTGCCCCACTCGTTGAACTTCGCCGCCATCGCCTTGAAGTCGTCCATCGTCTTGAACGGCAGCTCGCCCGGGTGCGGGCAGATGAGGTACTCGTGTCCGATGACCTTCGAGCGACTGATCAGGCCGGCCAGATCCTCCCGGATGAGCTGGGCGCTGACGTGCGTCGACGGGGAGCGCACGCCGAGCTCGTCGAGCAGCGCGCGGATCTGTTCGGCGGAGAGGTCGCCGTAGCCGGCGAATTCAAACTCCTTGTAACCGATCTGCGCCGCCTGACGGATGGGGCCGACGAAGTCCTCGCCCATGATCGAGCGGAGCGTGTACAGCTGCAAACCGACGGTCGTCAGATGCGGGCGCTGCTTGCCGACCGGCATCGTTTCGGCGGCCTGGGGCGTCGTTTCGCCGGCGCAATGGAGGGCGAAGCCGGCAAGCGCGGCGATGCTGGACTGCTGGATAAAGGATCGTCTGTTCATCTAAAATCTGGTAATCGCAAATCGCAAAACGGGAATCTACATGCACGATACAGGTCGGCCTTCGACCTTTCCCACAAGGCATGTTGCTGAGAACAGTGTGCCTTTTACGATTCGCATTTAATAATGACTACAGGTTCATCTTCTTCATCTCCTCCACCGCGAAGTTCGCCGCGCGCGCGGTGAGCGCCATGTAGGTGATGGAGGGATTCTGGTTGGCGGCGGACGTCATGCAGGAGCCGTCGGTGACGAACAGGTTGGGGACGTCGTGCGCCTGGTTGTTGCCGTTGAGCACCGAGGTCTTCGGGTCGCGCCCCATCCGGGCGGTGCCCATTTCATGGATGCATAGCCCCGGAGCGGCTGCACCGTTGGCGCCGTTGGTCTCGAATTCGTCGAAGGTATTGATGTTCTTCCCGCCGGCGGCGGCCAGCATCTCAGCGGCGCTCGACCGGATATCCTTCCGCATGGCGAGTTCGTTCGGGCCCCAGGTACAGTCGATGCGCAGGAGCGGCATCCCCCATCGGTCCGTCTGATCCGGATCCAGGGTCACGGTATTGTCCTCGCGCGGCAGGGCTTCGCCCCAGCCGCCGAGCCACCATCCCCAGGGCCCCGGATCGCGCAGGGTCTTCTTCAGCTCGGCGCCGAATCCCGGGATGCCGTTGCCGCGGCCCCAGCTCGCCCGGCTCGCCCCGCCCTGGAATCCGTATCCACGGACAAAATCCGGGTGGCGCGTCTCGCGGCTGATGTTGCGGAAGCGCGGCACGTAGATGCCGTTGGGTCGGTTGCCGACATAATAGCGGTCGTCGAAGCCCTCCATCACCGCCGTCGCGCCGACGCGGAAGTGGTGATCCATCAGGTATTTCCCGAGCGCACCGCTGGAGTTGGCGAGGCCGTTGGGGAAGCTCCGGGAGGTCGAGTTGAGCAGGATCTGCGTCGTCCCGAGCGTGGAGGCGCACAGGAAAACGATCTTGGCCCGGTATTCGGTCTCTTCGAGCGATTCGGCGTCGATGACGCGCACACCGCTGGCCCGGTTGGTCTGCTCGTCGTAGACGACGCTGTGCACGACGCTGTTCGGGCGGATGGTCAGGTTGCCCGTCGCGGCGGCCGCCGGCAGGGTGACGCTGAGGCTGCTGAAATAGGACCCGGTGCTGCACCCGCGCGCGCAGGGGCCGCAGTAGTGGCACGCCGCGCGGCCGTTGTGGGCCTGGGTGAGGATGGCGACGCGCCCGACCGTCATGTGCCGGCCGGGAAAGGCGCTCTGGATCCGGTCGCGCGTGTGTTTCTCTACGGCGTTGAGCTCCATCGGAGGCAGAAACTCGCCGTCGGGCAACTGCGGAAGCCCCAGCTTCTCGCCGCTGACCCCGATGTAGCGCTCGACGTGCGCATACCAGGGCGCGATGTCCTTGTACCGGATGGGCCAGTCGACCCCGTGACCGTCGCGCGCGTTAGCCTCGAAATCGAGGTCGCTCCAGCGATAACACTGCCGGCCCCACGTGACCGACCTGCCGCCGAGCATGTAGCCGCGCAGCCAGGTGAACGGGGCATCCTGCACATAGGGCTGCTCCTGGTCCGCCACGAAAAAGTGGCCGGTGGTCTCGTTGAACAGCCCCGGCTCGCGATCCATAAGCGGATTGGCCTCGCGCGTTTTACGGTCGTAGACGCGCCCCCGGTTGGGGAATTCCCACGGCGCCTTGTGCTCCGTGATGTAGTCCGCCCCATGAACCATGTTGCGGCCCCGTTCGAGGACGAGGACCTTGAGCCCTTTCTCGCACAGTTCCTTGGCCGCCCAGCCTCCCGAGACGCCCGATCCGACGACGATGGCGTCGTACGCTTCCATTCCCTGGTTGATATACATGCGATGCAAAGGCAAATGGCACATCTTAAAAGGCAAATGAGAACGATCCAATGCGATCTACCGAACTCAATTTGCGATTCAGGATCTGTAATCTGCGATTTAGAGGTTTCCGTTTTTCATCTCATTCACCGCATGATCCACGGCGCGCGCGGTGAGGGCCATATAGGTGATGGACGGGTTCTGACAGCCGGACGACGTCATGCAGGCCCCGTCGGTGACGAACAGGTTGGGGACGTCGTGGGCCTGATTGTAGCCGTTGAGCACGGAGGTCTTGGGATCGCGCCCCATGCGGGCCGTGCCCATCTCGTGGATACCCAGCCCTGGCGCGGCGTTGGTCGTGCCTTCGACGTAGTTGTCGTAGATGGCCACGTTCGTAAAGCCGGCGGCTTCGAGCATCTCCGCAGCGCTGGCACCCATGTCGCCGCGCATGGCCTTCTCGTTGTCGCCCCAGCCGCAGCTGATGCGCAGCGCCGGGATGCCGTATTTGTCCGTCACGGTCGGATCGAGGGTGACGCGGTTTTCCGCGCGCGGCAGGCATTCGCCGAAGGCGGTCATGCTGACCCGCCACGGTCCGGGCTCGCGGAGGGCCTCCTTGAGTTCGGCCCCGAAACCGGGAATCTGGGCGCCGCGGCCCCAGCTCACCCGGCCGGCCGCGCCCTGATAGCCGAAGCCGCGGATATAGTCGCGCCGGCGGGTGGCGGCGTCGATATTCCGGAACCGCGGGATATAAAAACCCGTCGGCCGGTTGCCGTAGGAGTAGCGATCCTCGAAACCTTCCGCGATGGCGCTGGCGCCGACCTGGAAGTGGTGGTCCATCAGATTCTGCCCCAGGACGCCACTGGAATTGGCGATGCCGTTCGGGAAGCGGGCATCCTGCGAGTTGAGCATGATCTGCGTGCTCCCCAGCGCCGAGGCGCAGAGGAAGACCAGCCGCGCCCGGAACTCCATCGTCTCCATCGTTTCGGTGTCGATCACGCGCACGCCGGCGGCCTTGCCGGTTTGCGGATCGAAGATGACGCTATGGACGACGCTGTATGGACGCAGCGTGAGGTTGCCCGTGGCGGCGGCGGCCGGCAGGGTCGACGCCTGGCTGCTGAAATACGACCCGGTGGAGCATCCGCGGATGCACGGACCGCAGTAGTGGCAGGCCGCGCGGCCGCCGAGCGCCTGGGTCAGGATGGCGACGCGCCCGATGGTGAGGTAACGTTCGGGAAAGGCCGCCCGGATGCGCTCGCGCAGGTGTTTTTCCACCACGTTGAGCTCCATGCCGGGCTGAAAGACACTGTCGGGCAGATGCGCCAGTCCGAGCGCTTCGCCGCTGATGCCGACGTGGCGCTCGACATAATCGTACCACGGCGCCACATCCCGGTAGCGGATCGGCCAGTCGACCGCAATCCCGTCGCGGAGGTTGGCCTCGAAGTCCAGGTCGCTCCAGCGGTAGCAGTGCCGGCCCCACATGATCGAGCGGCCGCCGACATGGTTGCCGCGAATCCAGGTGAAGGGTTTATCCTCGACGTACGGGTTTTCGCGGTCGTTGATAAACCAGTGCTGCGCCGTACTGTCGAACTGCCCGGTGCGCCGCTGGATCGCATAGTCGCGCTCGGCCACCTCCGTGGGCACCCGCCCGCGCATCGGCAACTCCCAGGGCGCCTTGTGTTCGGTGATGTAGTCCGTCTGATGTTCGACCGGCCGTCCCCGTTCGAGCACGAGGGTTTTCAGTCCTTTTTCGGTGAGCTCCTTGGCTGCCCACCCCCCGGATATCCCCGACCCGACGACGATGGCATCGTACGTATTGGTTTCCTGGGCGATATAGATCGATTTCTTCATGGCTCCGCAATCGCGTCAACAACGACGCGTCAATCGTGGAAAAACGCGGTATCTCGCGCGATCGGGCGCAGGCACCACGATCACGAGTAGGCGCGGCCCACCTCGGAATAGGGGACGTCGCCGTTGTAGTAGCCGGCCACGTGCACGTATTTCAGCTCCTGCGAGGCGCCGATTTCAGACGTGTAGTAGCCCGTCAGCGTCATTTCTTTCAGCAGGGTGAAGAACGGCTTGCCGCCGCCCTGGCTGGCCATAGCTTCCTGTTCCATCTGGGAAAGGATGGCCGTTTGCTGGGCCTCGTCGCAATCGACGAACGCCTTGTTGTGGGCGGAGCGCGCACGGTCGTTTACCGTGGAGAGCCCGGCCACGAAGCGATCACGGTCATCGGCGGCATACCAGTCGGTGAGCATCAGGTCGATGAACTCGTTGACGCCGGCGGCGCGGGCGCCGGGCGTGTCCGTCGTGGGGATGATGAGCTCGGAGAGCGTGGCGACCAGTTCATTCTGGTCGGCCGTGAGTGTTTTGGGGACGAACGCGGCGGTACCGCCTCCTCCTCCACAGCCGGCGAGGACGCCGGAGATGAGCGGCAACGAGAGCGTCCCTCCCATCACGGCGCCAACACGTTTGAGGGCTTCGCGTCGATCCATGGGGTGTTGGGGTTTTAGGTTCAAGGTTTAGGGTTCAAGGTTCCAGGATGAGGTTCAAGGTTCAAGAAAGGCATGGCCTCCCTTAAACCTTGAACCTCGAACCTTAAACCATTCAGTACGAGGTCGCCTCTTCGGCGTGCTCGGAAAGCAAGTCCTCGGCCTTGTAGCCACCGCGCGCGCGGTCGCGCAGCAGGAGGGCGCCGAAGACGACGATCAGGATGATGCCGAAGAGCGATAGCCCCTTCAGCGCGCTCCGTTGACCGTAGGTATCCGCCGCATGGATGATTTCCGACACCGAATTGGCGGCCGACGAGGCGCTACTGCTGGCCACGGCCGGGAGGCTTTTGACCTTGTCGATGGCGCGGAGCGCCTGCGTGGTCGTCACCGCCGGCAACGCGCCGTTCTGCATCTCGGACAGCGCCTGGTTGGCCATCGTGACCGCCTCGTTGATGGCGGCAGCGTCGTCGCCCGTGGCCGACAGGGTCGGCAGCGTGCGGCTGACTTCGTTAAGGATGCTGACCGTTTCCGTCGCCGGGATGCGGTCATGGCCGAGTTCGTCGGACACGGTGCCGACGTACGGGGTAACGAACGCGGCGGCCATCATGCCCATGGCGCCCATCATGCCGAGCCCGAGCGCACCGCTCTTCGGATTGTTTTCCGAGACGTAGCCCAGCATGGTCGGCCAGAAGTAGGCGATGCCGGCGGCCCAGATGGCGGCCGTGAAGAACAGCATGAAGGTGCTTTCCGCCTGGCTGAAGGCATAGAGACCGATCGTGGCGAGGACGGCGCCGCCGAAGAGGATGCCGGTCGGGCGCAGCACGCGTTCGACGGGGCCGGCGAGCAGGCGCAGCGTGCCCATGATGCCAAAAACGAAGGCGAAGACCAGGATGCCCGGGATCGTCCCGCTGGATTCGAGGTAGGGCGGCACCCAGCTCGAGGGCGGCAGCTCCATCGACGCCGTGATGAGCATCATCACGAGCATCATGAGCATGAGCGGCGAGGTGAAGCAGGCCTTGAGCATATCGCCCGTGCTCACGCCGGCCGCGACGCCTTCCGTCTGCGGGTACTTGGCCGTAAACATCATCACGCCATAAATCACGGCCGGGATGAGGATGAGCATGAGGCGCGTTTCCCAGGCGACGTCCATCGCGGAGAGCCCAAGGGCGAGCAGCGCCGCGATCACGTTTCCATAGGGAAACCACATGTGAAACATGTTCAGCTTGTGCGTCTTCGTTTTGGGATAGAGCGCAACGATAAGCGGGTTACAGCCGGCTTCCACGAGGCCGGCGCCGACGCCGGTCAGGAGCGAACCAACCCAGAGCATCGTGAAGTTCGAGGCGAACATCATGAGCAGGGCGCCGCTCACGTGGCCGACGAACGCACCGCGCACGATCGGGCGGATGCCGATCGTGTCGCACAGCGGGGAGAATATCACCTGTGAGAGCACGAATCCCCAGAAGAAGACGCCGCCGAAAAGGCCCAGATTGGCGTTGCTCAGGAGGAATTCGACCTGGATGTCTGTCTGAATCTCGCGCGTCACCGAGAAGGCGAATGCCGTCGTGATCAGAGATAGGCAGCTCCCCCAGAACAGCTTTTGGTGGTTGATGCCCTCGTTACTTGTTGTCATGGTTGGTGTCTCCACTGTCAGATGAACAAACGACAGCCCGGCGTGGAACGGATCCGCAGGAGACGGAACGCGCGGACTGTATGGGAAAAAACATCTATCAGAACGGCAAGCGCGGAGGGGCAACGGGGCGAACCGGCGGTGGTACGGTCGTCGTTCGCTGCAAGCGCTTACAGGACCCCTGATTTCATGGAGTGAAGTGCTGTCGCGTCCCCGTACGACGACGGGGATCGGCAGCACGGGGCAATCTAAACACATCCGAAACGATCTGCAAATGGCCCGCGGACGGACGTAGGGGCCGGCTGCCGGGCTCTTCAACTTTTTTTCACGGCCTTCCCGCATTTTTTGGAGGCCGGGGGGCTTGTGGCCGGCATGCGGCTACCGTATCATTCGGATCTCTTTTCGAGGGGCCACGTTAAAAGCCTCTCGAAACCGGAAGCGCCGCTTCTTGAGGCCTTTCGGAAGACATACTGGTTCGGTAGTTCAGTTGGTTAGAATGCCGCCCTGTCACGGCGGAGGTCGCGGGTTCGAGTCCCGTCCGAACCGCATAAAAACCCCGGTGCATCCTGTGATGCGCCGGGGTTTTCGCGTTTTCGGGCCTGCCGGCGCCGGCGCTCACTTTTTTTCGCCCCGCGTGATCCCTCCCCGCTCCTTTTCCAGTAGTTCCCTGTGATCGCGATCTGTGCCGTTAGGGGTATCGGACCAGATACCGCGATACCTGATGGGCGGGGATGGGCGCGGCGCCCCCATGGATATTGATTGGTCGGCTGCCCCATCCCCCGCTTGCTTTCCCGCCTCCCGGAGAATGCGACCTTGCTGTGAAGGCCTCCCTGTCGCTGCTGCATAACATCTTATTTGATGTATATTCGCCCTGCAACAGCCGCACGATGATTGCTCATGGACGAGTTCGCCCGCGGATGGAAGCCGCTCCTTGCCTCAATGCTGGGCATGGCCTGCGGCATCATGGCCATCACCTTCTACACGCAAAGCCTCTTCGTAGAACCGATCACCCGCGAGTTCGGGTGGACGCTCGGTCAGTTCTATCGGGGATTCACCATCATGATGGTCGCCGGCCTCATCACCGCGCCCATCACCGGATTCCTCGTCGACCGCCTCGGCCCCCGCCCCGTCGGCATCGCGGGCCTCATCGGCCACGCCGCCTGCTACGGCCTGCTCTCGCTCAATACGGGCTCGCTGACCTACTGGTACGCCGGCTTTTTCCTCCTCGCGGTCTTTTCCGCCGGCTCCCTGCCCATCGCCTGGCTGCGCATCGTGGCGAGCTGGTTCGACCGCCGCCTCGGCCTGGCCATCGGCGTGACGATGGCGGCGTCCGGCCTGATGGCGGTCGCCGCGCCCCCGATCGTGGAGTCGCTCATCGAGGCCTACGGATGGCGAGGCGCCTACCGGGCCCTCGGCGGCGGGGCGCTCCTCCTCTCGCTGCCCGTGGTGCTGGCCTGGCTGCACCCCGGCGACGCCGCCCAGCTGGCATCGGACCGGCACGATGACCCGGGCATGACGGTCGTCGAGGCGCTGAAAACTTATAAATTCTGGGCCCTGTGCATCGCGCTCGCCCTCAGCGTGCTGGCGGTGGTCGGTCCCGTGTCGAACCTCGTGCCCCTGATGACGCACTACGGGATGCCCCGGGCGGAGGCGGCGCGGCTGGCATCGATCCTGGGTGCGCACGTGATCCTCGGCCGGCTGATGGTGGGCACGCTGTTCGACCGCTACTGGGCTCCGGGCGTCGCGGCGATCTTTCTGGTGCTGCCGCTGCCGGCCATCGTGCTCGTGGCCACGACCCCACTGTCATCCACCCTCGCCATCGCGGCGGCGATGACGCTCGGGCTGGCCACCGGCGCGGAACTGGACATCATCGCCTACCTCACGCGCATCTATTTCGGCCGCCGGCATTACGGCAGCATCTACGGCGCGCTGTTCGCCTTTTTTACGGTGGCGTCCGGCCTCGCCCCGATGATTTACGGCCAGGCATTCGACGCCTTCGCGACGTATACGGGCATCCTGCTCCTGTCCGCCCTGCTCCTGTTCGCCGCGGTCGCACTGATCCTTTCCCTCGGGAAAACGCCCCAGCAGTCGCCGGCCTGATCCGCTCAGGCGCTCATCCACATCGAGTCCCGGATCGCGGCGAACGCAGGGTCGCCACGCAACGCGCTGAAACGCGGATCGACATCCGCGAGAACGATCCAGCTGGACCGATCCTCCACGGCCATCCGCAACCCGTCGAGCGCCTCGTCGAACCGCTGGAGCCCGAGA
This genomic window from Rhodothermales bacterium contains:
- a CDS encoding GMC family oxidoreductase, producing MKKSIYIAQETNTYDAIVVGSGISGGWAAKELTEKGLKTLVLERGRPVEHQTDYITEHKAPWELPMRGRVPTEVAERDYAIQRRTGQFDSTAQHWFINDRENPYVEDKPFTWIRGNHVGGRSIMWGRHCYRWSDLDFEANLRDGIAVDWPIRYRDVAPWYDYVERHVGISGEALGLAHLPDSVFQPGMELNVVEKHLRERIRAAFPERYLTIGRVAILTQALGGRAACHYCGPCIRGCSTGSYFSSQASTLPAAAATGNLTLRPYSVVHSVIFDPQTGKAAGVRVIDTETMETMEFRARLVFLCASALGSTQIMLNSQDARFPNGIANSSGVLGQNLMDHHFQVGASAIAEGFEDRYSYGNRPTGFYIPRFRNIDAATRRRDYIRGFGYQGAAGRVSWGRGAQIPGFGAELKEALREPGPWRVSMTAFGECLPRAENRVTLDPTVTDKYGIPALRISCGWGDNEKAMRGDMGASAAEMLEAAGFTNVAIYDNYVEGTTNAAPGLGIHEMGTARMGRDPKTSVLNGYNQAHDVPNLFVTDGACMTSSGCQNPSITYMALTARAVDHAVNEMKNGNL
- a CDS encoding MFS transporter; protein product: MDEFARGWKPLLASMLGMACGIMAITFYTQSLFVEPITREFGWTLGQFYRGFTIMMVAGLITAPITGFLVDRLGPRPVGIAGLIGHAACYGLLSLNTGSLTYWYAGFFLLAVFSAGSLPIAWLRIVASWFDRRLGLAIGVTMAASGLMAVAAPPIVESLIEAYGWRGAYRALGGGALLLSLPVVLAWLHPGDAAQLASDRHDDPGMTVVEALKTYKFWALCIALALSVLAVVGPVSNLVPLMTHYGMPRAEAARLASILGAHVILGRLMVGTLFDRYWAPGVAAIFLVLPLPAIVLVATTPLSSTLAIAAAMTLGLATGAELDIIAYLTRIYFGRRHYGSIYGALFAFFTVASGLAPMIYGQAFDAFATYTGILLLSALLLFAAVALILSLGKTPQQSPA
- a CDS encoding gluconate 2-dehydrogenase subunit 3 family protein — encoded protein: MDRREALKRVGAVMGGTLSLPLISGVLAGCGGGGGTAAFVPKTLTADQNELVATLSELIIPTTDTPGARAAGVNEFIDLMLTDWYAADDRDRFVAGLSTVNDRARSAHNKAFVDCDEAQQTAILSQMEQEAMASQGGGKPFFTLLKEMTLTGYYTSEIGASQELKYVHVAGYYNGDVPYSEVGRAYS
- a CDS encoding MFS transporter, producing MTTSNEGINHQKLFWGSCLSLITTAFAFSVTREIQTDIQVEFLLSNANLGLFGGVFFWGFVLSQVIFSPLCDTIGIRPIVRGAFVGHVSGALLMMFASNFTMLWVGSLLTGVGAGLVEAGCNPLIVALYPKTKTHKLNMFHMWFPYGNVIAALLALGLSAMDVAWETRLMLILIPAVIYGVMMFTAKYPQTEGVAAGVSTGDMLKACFTSPLMLMMLVMMLITASMELPPSSWVPPYLESSGTIPGILVFAFVFGIMGTLRLLAGPVERVLRPTGILFGGAVLATIGLYAFSQAESTFMLFFTAAIWAAGIAYFWPTMLGYVSENNPKSGALGLGMMGAMGMMAAAFVTPYVGTVSDELGHDRIPATETVSILNEVSRTLPTLSATGDDAAAINEAVTMANQALSEMQNGALPAVTTTQALRAIDKVKSLPAVASSSASSAANSVSEIIHAADTYGQRSALKGLSLFGIILIVVFGALLLRDRARGGYKAEDLLSEHAEEATSY